A single Glycine soja cultivar W05 chromosome 14, ASM419377v2, whole genome shotgun sequence DNA region contains:
- the LOC114385397 gene encoding phytochromobilin:ferredoxin oxidoreductase, chloroplastic-like isoform X3: MGFRISSSSSSSCFCLQRALLPPLTAIATSTRALRRSNCIPSCSVSYQKFVEFALDETKRHTHLIPSPLQEKFSFMNSKDVKGSFSMLSFEAAKIRLLRSLIIQTETMQVLDFTVFPKAEYDVPIFCANFFTSAKTNIIVLDLNPVHDIINQYEYKEKYFKSLIPLGLKYAELFPWGGKLTSESIKFFSPIVIWTKFTSNPQKYDILYSAFREYYKVWLELICKAVKETDESQIFHNLEAQHRYLTWRAEKDPGRGVLKKLIGDTLAKDMLRSFLFNGVDELGSKTFNDYFPQYCCQEGNLNKKGNIIGKSFENRPWNARGEFIGE, from the exons ATGGGATTTAGAATTAGCAGTTCCTCCTCTTCATCATGCTTTTGTTTGCAACGTGCGCTTCTTCCTCCGTTAACAGCGATAGCCACTTCTACTCGTGCCTTGAGGAGGAGTAATTGCATACCAAGTTGTTCAGTATCTTATCAAAAGTTTGTTGAGTTTGCATTGGATGAAACCAAACGCCACACTCACTTGATCCCTTCGCCTTTACAG GAAAAGTTCAGTTTCATGAATTCCAAGGATGTTAAAGGAAGTTTTAGTATGCTATCATTTGAAGCTGCAAAAATTAGGCTTCTACGAAGTTTGATCATTCAGACAGAAACAATGCag GTTTTGGATTTTACTGTCTTTCCAAAAGCAGAATATGATGTCCCCATATTTTGTGCTAACTTTTTCACCTCTGCTAAAACAAACATTATTGTGTT GGACCTTAACCCTGTGCATGATATCATCAATCAGTATGAGTACAAGGAGAAGTACTTTAAAAGCTTAATTCCTCTTGGCCTTAAATATGCTGAG CTTTTTCCATGGGGAGGGAAGCTCACAAGTGAGTCCATAAAATTTTTTTCGCCAATTGTCATCTGGACAAAGTTTACCTCAAACCcacaaaaatatgatattttgtaTTCCGCATTTAGGGAATATTACAAG GTATGGTTGGAATTGATATGCAAAGCAGTTAAAGAGACAGATGAATCTCAGATTTTCCACAATCTCGAAGCACAACATAGATATCTGACATGGAGAGCTGAAAAG GATCCAGGACGAGGTGTTTTGAAGAAGCTGATTGGTGACACACTTGCCAAG GATATGttgagaagctttctctttAATGGAGTCGATGAACTTGGAAGCAAAACATTCAATGATTATTTTCCACAGTACTGCTGTCAAGAGGGAAATCTAAATAAAAAAGGCAATATTATTGGGAAGTCCTTTGAAAATCGCCCTTGGAATGCTAGAGGAGAATTTATTG GTGAATGA
- the LOC114385397 gene encoding phytochromobilin:ferredoxin oxidoreductase, chloroplastic-like isoform X5: MGFRISSSSSSSCFCLQRALLPPLTAIATSTRALRRSNCIPSCSVSYQKFVEFALDETKRHTHLIPSPLQEKFSFMNSKDVKGSFSMLSFEAAKIRLLRSLIIQTETMQVLDFTVFPKAEYDVPIFCANFFTSAKTNIIVLDLNPVHDIINQYEYKEKYFKSLIPLGLKYAEVWLELICKAVKETDESQIFHNLEAQHRYLTWRAEKDPGRGVLKKLIGDTLAKDMLRSFLFNGVDELGSKTFNDYFPQYCCQEGNLNKKGNIIGKSFENRPWNARGEFIGE; encoded by the exons ATGGGATTTAGAATTAGCAGTTCCTCCTCTTCATCATGCTTTTGTTTGCAACGTGCGCTTCTTCCTCCGTTAACAGCGATAGCCACTTCTACTCGTGCCTTGAGGAGGAGTAATTGCATACCAAGTTGTTCAGTATCTTATCAAAAGTTTGTTGAGTTTGCATTGGATGAAACCAAACGCCACACTCACTTGATCCCTTCGCCTTTACAG GAAAAGTTCAGTTTCATGAATTCCAAGGATGTTAAAGGAAGTTTTAGTATGCTATCATTTGAAGCTGCAAAAATTAGGCTTCTACGAAGTTTGATCATTCAGACAGAAACAATGCag GTTTTGGATTTTACTGTCTTTCCAAAAGCAGAATATGATGTCCCCATATTTTGTGCTAACTTTTTCACCTCTGCTAAAACAAACATTATTGTGTT GGACCTTAACCCTGTGCATGATATCATCAATCAGTATGAGTACAAGGAGAAGTACTTTAAAAGCTTAATTCCTCTTGGCCTTAAATATGCTGAG GTATGGTTGGAATTGATATGCAAAGCAGTTAAAGAGACAGATGAATCTCAGATTTTCCACAATCTCGAAGCACAACATAGATATCTGACATGGAGAGCTGAAAAG GATCCAGGACGAGGTGTTTTGAAGAAGCTGATTGGTGACACACTTGCCAAG GATATGttgagaagctttctctttAATGGAGTCGATGAACTTGGAAGCAAAACATTCAATGATTATTTTCCACAGTACTGCTGTCAAGAGGGAAATCTAAATAAAAAAGGCAATATTATTGGGAAGTCCTTTGAAAATCGCCCTTGGAATGCTAGAGGAGAATTTATTG GTGAATGA
- the LOC114385397 gene encoding phytochromobilin:ferredoxin oxidoreductase, chloroplastic-like isoform X2 yields MGFRISSSSSSSCFCLQRALLPPLTAIATSTRALRRSNCIPSCSVSYQKFVEFALDETKRHTHLIPSPLQEKFSFMNSKDVKGSFSMLSFEAAKIRLLRSLIIQTETMQVLDFTVFPKAEYDVPIFCANFFTSAKTNIIVLDLNPVHDIINQYEYKEKYFKSLIPLGLKYAELFPWGGKLTSESIKFFSPIVIWTKFTSNPQKYDILYSAFREYYKVWLELICKAVKETDESQIFHNLEAQHRYLTWRAEKDPGRGVLKKLIGDTLAKDMLRSFLFNGVDELGSKTFNDYFPQYCCQEGNLNKKGNIIGKSFENRPWNARGEFIGSFSWIDVDV; encoded by the exons ATGGGATTTAGAATTAGCAGTTCCTCCTCTTCATCATGCTTTTGTTTGCAACGTGCGCTTCTTCCTCCGTTAACAGCGATAGCCACTTCTACTCGTGCCTTGAGGAGGAGTAATTGCATACCAAGTTGTTCAGTATCTTATCAAAAGTTTGTTGAGTTTGCATTGGATGAAACCAAACGCCACACTCACTTGATCCCTTCGCCTTTACAG GAAAAGTTCAGTTTCATGAATTCCAAGGATGTTAAAGGAAGTTTTAGTATGCTATCATTTGAAGCTGCAAAAATTAGGCTTCTACGAAGTTTGATCATTCAGACAGAAACAATGCag GTTTTGGATTTTACTGTCTTTCCAAAAGCAGAATATGATGTCCCCATATTTTGTGCTAACTTTTTCACCTCTGCTAAAACAAACATTATTGTGTT GGACCTTAACCCTGTGCATGATATCATCAATCAGTATGAGTACAAGGAGAAGTACTTTAAAAGCTTAATTCCTCTTGGCCTTAAATATGCTGAG CTTTTTCCATGGGGAGGGAAGCTCACAAGTGAGTCCATAAAATTTTTTTCGCCAATTGTCATCTGGACAAAGTTTACCTCAAACCcacaaaaatatgatattttgtaTTCCGCATTTAGGGAATATTACAAG GTATGGTTGGAATTGATATGCAAAGCAGTTAAAGAGACAGATGAATCTCAGATTTTCCACAATCTCGAAGCACAACATAGATATCTGACATGGAGAGCTGAAAAG GATCCAGGACGAGGTGTTTTGAAGAAGCTGATTGGTGACACACTTGCCAAG GATATGttgagaagctttctctttAATGGAGTCGATGAACTTGGAAGCAAAACATTCAATGATTATTTTCCACAGTACTGCTGTCAAGAGGGAAATCTAAATAAAAAAGGCAATATTATTGGGAAGTCCTTTGAAAATCGCCCTTGGAATGCTAGAGGAGAATTTATTG gatCCTTCAGCTGGATTGACGTTGATGTGTAG
- the LOC114385397 gene encoding phytochromobilin:ferredoxin oxidoreductase, chloroplastic-like isoform X1 has translation MGFRISSSSSSSCFCLQRALLPPLTAIATSTRALRRSNCIPSCSVSYQKFVEFALDETKRHTHLIPSPLQEKFSFMNSKDVKGSFSMLSFEAAKIRLLRSLIIQTETMQVLDFTVFPKAEYDVPIFCANFFTSAKTNIIVLDLNPVHDIINQYEYKEKYFKSLIPLGLKYAELFPWGGKLTSESIKFFSPIVIWTKFTSNPQKYDILYSAFREYYKVWLELICKAVKETDESQIFHNLEAQHRYLTWRAEKDPGRGVLKKLIGDTLAKDMLRSFLFNGVDELGSKTFNDYFPQYCCQEGNLNKKGNIIGKSFENRPWNARGEFIGNRFSNWFCIFIYGILHVYVRLLL, from the exons ATGGGATTTAGAATTAGCAGTTCCTCCTCTTCATCATGCTTTTGTTTGCAACGTGCGCTTCTTCCTCCGTTAACAGCGATAGCCACTTCTACTCGTGCCTTGAGGAGGAGTAATTGCATACCAAGTTGTTCAGTATCTTATCAAAAGTTTGTTGAGTTTGCATTGGATGAAACCAAACGCCACACTCACTTGATCCCTTCGCCTTTACAG GAAAAGTTCAGTTTCATGAATTCCAAGGATGTTAAAGGAAGTTTTAGTATGCTATCATTTGAAGCTGCAAAAATTAGGCTTCTACGAAGTTTGATCATTCAGACAGAAACAATGCag GTTTTGGATTTTACTGTCTTTCCAAAAGCAGAATATGATGTCCCCATATTTTGTGCTAACTTTTTCACCTCTGCTAAAACAAACATTATTGTGTT GGACCTTAACCCTGTGCATGATATCATCAATCAGTATGAGTACAAGGAGAAGTACTTTAAAAGCTTAATTCCTCTTGGCCTTAAATATGCTGAG CTTTTTCCATGGGGAGGGAAGCTCACAAGTGAGTCCATAAAATTTTTTTCGCCAATTGTCATCTGGACAAAGTTTACCTCAAACCcacaaaaatatgatattttgtaTTCCGCATTTAGGGAATATTACAAG GTATGGTTGGAATTGATATGCAAAGCAGTTAAAGAGACAGATGAATCTCAGATTTTCCACAATCTCGAAGCACAACATAGATATCTGACATGGAGAGCTGAAAAG GATCCAGGACGAGGTGTTTTGAAGAAGCTGATTGGTGACACACTTGCCAAG GATATGttgagaagctttctctttAATGGAGTCGATGAACTTGGAAGCAAAACATTCAATGATTATTTTCCACAGTACTGCTGTCAAGAGGGAAATCTAAATAAAAAAGGCAATATTATTGGGAAGTCCTTTGAAAATCGCCCTTGGAATGCTAGAGGAGAATTTATTGGTAACAGATTTTCAAATTGGTTCTGCATATTTATCTATGGCATTTTGCATGTATATGTTCGCTTATTACTTTAA
- the LOC114385397 gene encoding phytochromobilin:ferredoxin oxidoreductase, chloroplastic-like isoform X4 has protein sequence MGFRISSSSSSSCFCLQRALLPPLTAIATSTRALRRSNCIPSCSVSYQKFVEFALDETKRHTHLIPSPLQEKFSFMNSKDVKGSFSMLSFEAAKIRLLRSLIIQTETMQVLDFTVFPKAEYDVPIFCANFFTSAKTNIIVLDLNPVHDIINQYEYKEKYFKSLIPLGLKYAEVWLELICKAVKETDESQIFHNLEAQHRYLTWRAEKDPGRGVLKKLIGDTLAKDMLRSFLFNGVDELGSKTFNDYFPQYCCQEGNLNKKGNIIGKSFENRPWNARGEFIGNRFSNWFCIFIYGILHVYVRLLL, from the exons ATGGGATTTAGAATTAGCAGTTCCTCCTCTTCATCATGCTTTTGTTTGCAACGTGCGCTTCTTCCTCCGTTAACAGCGATAGCCACTTCTACTCGTGCCTTGAGGAGGAGTAATTGCATACCAAGTTGTTCAGTATCTTATCAAAAGTTTGTTGAGTTTGCATTGGATGAAACCAAACGCCACACTCACTTGATCCCTTCGCCTTTACAG GAAAAGTTCAGTTTCATGAATTCCAAGGATGTTAAAGGAAGTTTTAGTATGCTATCATTTGAAGCTGCAAAAATTAGGCTTCTACGAAGTTTGATCATTCAGACAGAAACAATGCag GTTTTGGATTTTACTGTCTTTCCAAAAGCAGAATATGATGTCCCCATATTTTGTGCTAACTTTTTCACCTCTGCTAAAACAAACATTATTGTGTT GGACCTTAACCCTGTGCATGATATCATCAATCAGTATGAGTACAAGGAGAAGTACTTTAAAAGCTTAATTCCTCTTGGCCTTAAATATGCTGAG GTATGGTTGGAATTGATATGCAAAGCAGTTAAAGAGACAGATGAATCTCAGATTTTCCACAATCTCGAAGCACAACATAGATATCTGACATGGAGAGCTGAAAAG GATCCAGGACGAGGTGTTTTGAAGAAGCTGATTGGTGACACACTTGCCAAG GATATGttgagaagctttctctttAATGGAGTCGATGAACTTGGAAGCAAAACATTCAATGATTATTTTCCACAGTACTGCTGTCAAGAGGGAAATCTAAATAAAAAAGGCAATATTATTGGGAAGTCCTTTGAAAATCGCCCTTGGAATGCTAGAGGAGAATTTATTGGTAACAGATTTTCAAATTGGTTCTGCATATTTATCTATGGCATTTTGCATGTATATGTTCGCTTATTACTTTAA
- the LOC114385397 gene encoding phytochromobilin:ferredoxin oxidoreductase, chloroplastic-like isoform X6: MLTELVSILLYLLQYAISDPHEVLDFTVFPKAEYDVPIFCANFFTSAKTNIIVLDLNPVHDIINQYEYKEKYFKSLIPLGLKYAELFPWGGKLTSESIKFFSPIVIWTKFTSNPQKYDILYSAFREYYKVWLELICKAVKETDESQIFHNLEAQHRYLTWRAEKDPGRGVLKKLIGDTLAKDMLRSFLFNGVDELGSKTFNDYFPQYCCQEGNLNKKGNIIGKSFENRPWNARGEFIGNRFSNWFCIFIYGILHVYVRLLL, from the exons ATGTTAACAGAATTAGTAAGCATCCTGTTGTATCTGCTTCAATATGCAATCTCTGATCCCCATGAG GTTTTGGATTTTACTGTCTTTCCAAAAGCAGAATATGATGTCCCCATATTTTGTGCTAACTTTTTCACCTCTGCTAAAACAAACATTATTGTGTT GGACCTTAACCCTGTGCATGATATCATCAATCAGTATGAGTACAAGGAGAAGTACTTTAAAAGCTTAATTCCTCTTGGCCTTAAATATGCTGAG CTTTTTCCATGGGGAGGGAAGCTCACAAGTGAGTCCATAAAATTTTTTTCGCCAATTGTCATCTGGACAAAGTTTACCTCAAACCcacaaaaatatgatattttgtaTTCCGCATTTAGGGAATATTACAAG GTATGGTTGGAATTGATATGCAAAGCAGTTAAAGAGACAGATGAATCTCAGATTTTCCACAATCTCGAAGCACAACATAGATATCTGACATGGAGAGCTGAAAAG GATCCAGGACGAGGTGTTTTGAAGAAGCTGATTGGTGACACACTTGCCAAG GATATGttgagaagctttctctttAATGGAGTCGATGAACTTGGAAGCAAAACATTCAATGATTATTTTCCACAGTACTGCTGTCAAGAGGGAAATCTAAATAAAAAAGGCAATATTATTGGGAAGTCCTTTGAAAATCGCCCTTGGAATGCTAGAGGAGAATTTATTGGTAACAGATTTTCAAATTGGTTCTGCATATTTATCTATGGCATTTTGCATGTATATGTTCGCTTATTACTTTAA